The window TAAAAGTTTCTAACGTATCGGTTGCTCTAGTAATGATGAGTACTGGAGCTTTTTTCACCTCATTATTAGAACCTATTTTCTTTAAAAGAAAACTTAAGTTAGTTGAAATTCTACTTGGTTTGTTGGTAATATTTGGACTTTATATTATCTTTAATTTTGAAAGCAGGTATGTTGAAGGAATAATTTATGCGTTAATTTCTTCCTTTTTATCAGCATTGTTTTCAGTGTTAAACGGTTTATTCGTTAAAGAGTATAAGCCAGAAGTTATATCGTTTTATCAACTTTTATTTGGTGTATTAGGTATAACCGTATTTCTGTTCTTTACACAAAGTTTTACAGCTGAGTTTTTTCAATTACAAACAACAGACTGGGTGTATCTTTTAATTTTAAGTAGTTTTTGTACAGCCTACGCTTTTATAGCTTCTGTACATGTAATGAAATATATAACGCCATATACAGTAATGTTAACTATTAACTTAGAGCCAATTTACGCTATTGTATTAGCATTATTGATTTTTGGAGAAACAGAACAAATGAATCCAGCTTTTTATTACGGAGCATTAATAGTTTTGTCTACCGTTTTAATTAATGGTATATTGAAGAATAAATCGAAGTTTATTAAGAAAAACAAACAATAACTGTTTGTAAAAAGTTAACGTATTATACAATTCAACTAAAATTTTATAGTATGTTTGCTGATACAAACAACCATAATCAATCATAATGGAATATTTAGATTTTGAATTACCAATAAAAGAATTGGAAGATCAATTAGTAAAGTGTTACGCGATTGGAGAA of the Tenacibaculum todarodis genome contains:
- a CDS encoding DMT family transporter, with the protein product MLENKLKNYLHLHFIVFIWGFTAILGKLISIDAIPLVWYRMGLAVVFILGYFLVTKKKFKADKKGLLKFFLTGIIIALHWVTFFKAIKVSNVSVALVMMSTGAFFTSLLEPIFFKRKLKLVEILLGLLVIFGLYIIFNFESRYVEGIIYALISSFLSALFSVLNGLFVKEYKPEVISFYQLLFGVLGITVFLFFTQSFTAEFFQLQTTDWVYLLILSSFCTAYAFIASVHVMKYITPYTVMLTINLEPIYAIVLALLIFGETEQMNPAFYYGALIVLSTVLINGILKNKSKFIKKNKQ